Proteins encoded within one genomic window of Rossellomorea vietnamensis:
- a CDS encoding IS256 family transposase, producing the protein MTQLQFNLDLDSLKEAVINSNIETVVRSAIVLVLNEYMERERDQYLQAASYERSTDRLDYRNGYYERDFTMSVGKIKLKVPRTRNGDFSPSIFEKYSRCDQAFVLSMLEMVINGVSTRKVTHIVEQLCGETVSKSFVSSLTQKLDPIINDWAKRPLNGTYFPFIFVDAMYIKVREHHRVVSKAVYIATALTEKNNREILGLMVDHVESYESWSRFFQQLKSRGLQSPKLVISDAHKGLQKAVLREFIGTSWQRCNVHFKRNIINQLPKKDSKEIRTMIKRVFEAVKIEDMRNFKEELMSQFSENKKYEKALAILDEGFEDTIQYMEHPEEIRPHIRSTNSLERLNQEVRRREKVIRIFPNTQSAFRLVGAVLFHYQETNYSKRKFF; encoded by the coding sequence ATGACTCAATTACAGTTTAACCTAGATTTGGATTCTTTAAAAGAAGCAGTAATAAATTCTAACATCGAAACGGTGGTTCGCTCAGCCATCGTCCTTGTATTAAATGAATACATGGAAAGGGAGAGAGACCAGTACCTACAAGCAGCTTCCTACGAACGATCTACTGATCGTTTAGATTATCGTAACGGATACTATGAGCGTGATTTCACGATGAGTGTTGGGAAGATCAAATTGAAGGTACCACGCACCCGTAATGGAGATTTTTCTCCTTCCATATTTGAAAAGTACTCACGTTGTGATCAAGCTTTTGTTCTTTCGATGCTTGAAATGGTGATCAATGGTGTTTCTACCCGTAAGGTTACTCATATTGTGGAACAGCTTTGTGGTGAAACAGTTTCAAAATCATTCGTTTCTTCCCTGACTCAAAAATTAGATCCTATCATTAATGATTGGGCTAAGAGACCTCTGAACGGAACTTATTTTCCATTTATATTTGTAGATGCCATGTATATAAAAGTTCGCGAACACCATCGTGTCGTTTCAAAAGCCGTCTACATTGCGACAGCTCTTACTGAGAAAAATAATCGTGAGATTTTAGGATTAATGGTCGATCATGTCGAGAGCTACGAAAGTTGGAGTAGGTTCTTTCAACAGCTGAAATCGCGCGGTTTACAGTCACCTAAGCTTGTGATTTCAGATGCCCATAAGGGCCTACAAAAAGCCGTTCTCCGTGAATTTATTGGAACCAGTTGGCAGAGGTGTAATGTACATTTCAAACGAAATATTATTAACCAACTCCCTAAGAAAGATTCCAAAGAAATTAGAACGATGATTAAGCGGGTATTTGAAGCCGTCAAAATCGAAGATATGAGGAACTTTAAAGAAGAACTGATGAGTCAGTTTAGCGAGAATAAAAAATATGAAAAAGCGTTGGCCATCTTAGATGAAGGCTTTGAAGATACCATACAGTACATGGAGCACCCAGAGGAAATTCGACCACACATTCGTAGTACAAACAGTTTGGAACGCTTAAACCAAGAGGTTCGAAGAAGAGAAAAGGTCA